The Thermasporomyces composti region CTGCGGCAGCGGCCTGCCGTCGGCGCTGCCCACGAAGAGCTGGCGGAAGCGTGGCATCGCCGCACGTGAGGTCGCGCCGAGCAGATCAGGCACGACCGGAACGTCACGCCAGCCCAAGACGGCGAGCCCTTCCTCGGCCGCGATCTCCTCGATGCGACGGACGATGGCGGCCTCCACCTCGCCCTGGAGGTCCTCCCGAGGGAGGAAGACCATGCCGGCCGCGTACTCCCCACGCGGTGGCAGCGGGAAGTCGCACACCGCTCGGAAGAACGCGTCAGGCACTTGGAGCAGGATGCCCGCGCCGTCGCCGGAGTCGGGTTCGCTTCCCGAGGCGCCGCGATGGTTGAGATTGCGTAGCGCCGTCAGAGCCTGCTTGACGATCTCGTGACTCGGCTCACCGCTCAGGGTCGCGACGAAGGCAACACCGCAGGAATCGTGCTCGAAGCGAGGGTCGTAGAGGCCTGGCCGCTGGGATGCTCGTCCCATAGAACTCCCGTCGTCGCAACTCGTGTGTGTCTGGATCGCACGAGGGACGACGCTGGCCCCGGCCCCAGTAGCGTAACGGATAGGTTAAGCCCGGCGTTGGGCCTGCCGACCAGGATCGCACGACCAACGGCGGATGTCATCTCCACGTCCGACGCGTGGCGGTCAGGTTTCGGGCGTCCGCCCCCAACGGGGACGTTCACGGCGGATCGCCGGCCGACGGACTGACGTGGTGGCCTCGCTAGTCCTCCGGTGCCCGAGTGGCCTGCCTCGCGTTCGTGGGGTCCTGGCGACGTTCGTGCGTCCCCGACTCCGCTGACGACCCGGTAGGCACCTCGTCGTCGCCGCTACCGCCGGCCCGCTCGGTCGGGTCGCGATGGCGCCCCTCGCTCGCGGACGCCGTTGCCAGCCCGGTCTGCTCGGTCTGTTCAGGTTGACCAGCTTGGTCAGGCCGCTGGTCGGTTCGCTCAGCCCGCTCGGTCCGCTCCGTCTCCTCGGTCGGCTCGGTGACCACCTCGCGACCCGGACGAAGGCGAGCCGACACGACGATGTAGACGACAGCGGCGAGGAAGACGACGATCGACGTCCAGACGTTCAGACGCAACCCAGCGATGTGGTTGACGGGGTCGATGCGGAGGTACTCGATCCAGCCTCGGCCCGCCGTGTACCCCGCGACGTACAAGGCGAACGCCCGTCCGTGACCGAGCCGGAACCGTCGATCGGCCCAGATGACCAAGCCAGCGACCCCGACGTTCCACAGGAACTCGTACAGGAAAGTGGGGTGGAAGGCCTCGTACTGCTCGTACCCGTCCGGACGGTGCTCGGGATCGATCCGCAGACCCCAGGGCAGGGACGTGGGCGCCCCGAACAACTCCTGGTTGAACCAGTTCCCCCACCGACCGATGGCCTGGGCGAGCACGACGCCGGGCGCGGCCGCGTCCGCCATCGCCGGCAGCGGGATCCCCCGGCGCCGGCACGCGATCCAGGCGCCGACCGCGCCGAGCGCGACACCGCCCCAGATGCCCAGGCCTCCCTCCCAGACCGCGAAGACCCGCCAGGGGTCCCGACCCGGGCCGAAGTAGAGCTGGTAGTCGGTGATGACGTGGTAGAGGCGGGCGCCCACGAGGCCGAACGGCACCGCCCAGACGGCGATGTCGGCGACGGTCCCGGGGTTGCCTCCACGCGCGACCCAGCGACGGTTGCTGAGCCACACGGCGACGACGACCCCGGCGATGATGCACAGGGCGTACGCGCGGATCGGCACCGGCCCGAGATGCCAGACACCCTCCGACGGACTGGGGATCAACGCGTGAATCAACATGCGCGGAGTGCTCCTCGGAAGCGGAGTGCTCCTGAACAGGAGTCCCGGACGGGGCCTGGCCGGGAGAGGCGACCTACCCGAGGGGGCGACTTACCGGAGGGACCCTACTCGCGTCCCGACCGCTTGGCGAGCGCGTCGTCGATGACCAGCCGAAGACCCGGGGCGGTCATGTCCTGCGGCTGCAGTGGCTCCCCACCGTTGACGAAGACGGTCGGCGTCCCCGTCACACCTCGGTCAGTGGCGGTCTGGTCGATCGAGCGGACCCACTCCTCGAACTTGCCCCGACGCACACACGAGCGGAAGGACCCGTCGGACAGTCCGACAGAGCTACCCAGCTCCGTCAGCAGGTCCACCGTCCAGTCCTGACGGAAGTTGGTGTAGAGCGCGTCGTGCAGCTCCGGTCCCTTCCCGGCGTCGGCAGCGCAGGCGAACGCGTTGGCCGCGAGCTCCGTCGGCCGCCCGAACGACGACAGCGTCACCGGGTAGTAGACGACCCGCACCTTGCCACTGTCGACCTGCTCCTTGAGGTAGTCCGAGACGGCGGCCTCGAAGTCGCGGCAGTGGGGGCAGAGGAAGTCCTCGAAGACTTCCACGGTGACCGGGGCGTTCTCCTTGCCGATTGCGATCCCGTTGCCCATACCGACGGGCTTCGCGCGTTCCTGGACGTTGCGGGTGTACCCGTGCGCCACACCCGCCGGGACGTCGGAGCCAGAGTCGACCTTGGACCGCTGCCACTGAACGACGCCGGCGATCGCGACCACGACCACGACGACCACCAGAGCGATGAGCAGGCGCAGCCTGTTCTCGCGGCGCCGCGCCTCGGCGGCCTGCCGTGCGCGCTCGGCGCGCAAGGCCTCACGGGCGGACTTCTTGCTCATTCCTCTCCCCGATCAAGGTCCTCGCCGCTGGAGGAGGGCCGTGACATCGCCGAGCTGAGCGCGAACCGGCCGGGGCCGACCACGGCCAGCCACCCGGCGGCCACCATCAGGCCGATGTCGCGAAGAATCTCCTCCAGGTATCGCGTTTCGCCCGGCTCGACCGGACCTCCACCACCGAAGCAGCCGCAGTCGATCGACAGTCCTCGAGCCCAGACCGAGGCGACTCCGATGACGAAGGCCAGCATGAGCACCCCTGACGCCACCGCGGCGATCCGGGTGGCAACCCCGACGATCAAGGCGATCGCCAGGACCAGCTCCACGAATGGAAGCGTGTAGGCGACCGCGGCGTCCACGCCGTGCGGAAGCAGCTGGTACGCCCGGACCGCCCGCACCTGCTCGGCCGGCGATTGACTGAGCTTGGCGATCGCGGCCACCACGAGCACGCCTCCGAGCACCAGGCGCGCCAGGACCGAGATCCACGGCGTGACCACCGCGAGCCGAGACGGAGCGGCGGTGCCGGACGCGGGCTCCGCGTGGACGTCCGTTTTGCTCACCGAACAACTCCTTGCCGCGCCGCAGACGACCTGGTGGCGGAGGGGGGCACCTTGTCCACGCGAGCCGGGCGCGCGTCAAGGGCGTGGGAACACCCCACGAGGATACTGGCCGCCCGCCACCCGCCATGGACGCCGACGCGGCGACGTGTC contains the following coding sequences:
- the lgt gene encoding prolipoprotein diacylglyceryl transferase, which gives rise to MLIHALIPSPSEGVWHLGPVPIRAYALCIIAGVVVAVWLSNRRWVARGGNPGTVADIAVWAVPFGLVGARLYHVITDYQLYFGPGRDPWRVFAVWEGGLGIWGGVALGAVGAWIACRRRGIPLPAMADAAAPGVVLAQAIGRWGNWFNQELFGAPTSLPWGLRIDPEHRPDGYEQYEAFHPTFLYEFLWNVGVAGLVIWADRRFRLGHGRAFALYVAGYTAGRGWIEYLRIDPVNHIAGLRLNVWTSIVVFLAAVVYIVVSARLRPGREVVTEPTEETERTERAERTDQRPDQAGQPEQTEQTGLATASASEGRHRDPTERAGGSGDDEVPTGSSAESGTHERRQDPTNARQATRAPED
- a CDS encoding DsbA family protein, which encodes MSKKSAREALRAERARQAAEARRRENRLRLLIALVVVVVVVAIAGVVQWQRSKVDSGSDVPAGVAHGYTRNVQERAKPVGMGNGIAIGKENAPVTVEVFEDFLCPHCRDFEAAVSDYLKEQVDSGKVRVVYYPVTLSSFGRPTELAANAFACAADAGKGPELHDALYTNFRQDWTVDLLTELGSSVGLSDGSFRSCVRRGKFEEWVRSIDQTATDRGVTGTPTVFVNGGEPLQPQDMTAPGLRLVIDDALAKRSGRE
- a CDS encoding MauE/DoxX family redox-associated membrane protein, with the translated sequence MSKTDVHAEPASGTAAPSRLAVVTPWISVLARLVLGGVLVVAAIAKLSQSPAEQVRAVRAYQLLPHGVDAAVAYTLPFVELVLAIALIVGVATRIAAVASGVLMLAFVIGVASVWARGLSIDCGCFGGGGPVEPGETRYLEEILRDIGLMVAAGWLAVVGPGRFALSSAMSRPSSSGEDLDRGEE